In Salirhabdus salicampi, a genomic segment contains:
- a CDS encoding RHS repeat-associated core domain-containing protein, which translates to MKRLLYKTFICFLAFLLIATSFVPGLNKLNVNAATPEIFFGPGLDAWLPQPGGPPSGTDNFSALASSGERRDPSQPPQMWGVEPSDLPEELQSTYLNEFVRLPQGDVYYQADDFILPSYGFPITIQRLYQSKHQNDKSAFGYGWNFPYAHSIEMFEDFNISEFRPDGTVVNYIYHQEDEELMVDEYDGDESIYYPLDEGYYTTEGNDVAELKRVSKDEYEVEMPNGTVYTFYGYKASWRENADPKAGKITAIHDRQGNEVSISYDHSGNITSISSDDGRKLTFQYDNGLITSMTNPLGQQTTYTYDNDLLQTVTYPDGTLETYTYKNGKLVSITRSGEGTYEISYNGGQVTKVLHEGDYLYHYSYQGNKIEETNGEGAKTTYYYNEEQIAKKVAPNGDVYQYHYDDQQRLEEVVGPDETVTYAYDANHHITNTVSSLGEETSVTYDDQLNLPIKTEDEIGNIWRRQYDEAGNLIELTYPQGSKEFFEYDARGLLTKTINGDKHETNYEYDQYGQLSKMVDPKGNVTKYKYNEVGQLIEYTLPNGAATHYEYDERNRLLKVTDTKSQVIEYKYDGHGRLVEEKLPNGSSTRYTYNKKGQVVEKLAPNDATFAYEYDAMGQLTRIEGPSRYYVQYEYDDLGRLVHTTGNGIMEESFEYDSLNNVTTHTTPYETWSYEYNQQGLITEIYRDDTLFTTYRYDKNGFPKEVIDVDGNTFTLEHDSVGRLLRSVEPNGAETKYEYNDFGNVTKEENALGDVTRYEYNALQQLTKVIGPDGEETTYTYDALGNVLSIIDPLGYITTFSYDGLGQLISETDANGKETTYSYNELGLMDSFTTQSGQIYQFHYDDMGNVIKVTNPLNNSESFTYDERNRITSTTNEAGYTTTFAYDDENNKVTITNPLKSKAVYTYNQEGLPVSFVDPNGNETKYVYDGWGRLVKVVDPFGEAYTYEYDSLDQLTKIVNPLEEVTTYEYNGIGQIESIVAPNGGITQLQYDLVGNVIAETNPLGETTTYEYDAYGNRTAVIDAQGDKTSYQYDALQRLIKVTDALGQSISYSYDAVGNTTKIIDREGYVTKLAYDDEYNLKAVTDKAGEVWKYDYDRYDQLTSITNPHENKIQFSYNQLGDITSVTNENGATTTYSYDKVGQLIKTIDPLQYTEAYEYDPAGNLVRYVDQEGNAHRYVYDAVHRLIKEEDPNGYATTYTYDAVGNITTITDAEGNQTKFTYDKLGNVETIIDALGEMITYNYDAMGQPTNMIDANGNETKWEYDEVGQLVKEISARGSVHQYIYDSIGNLKKEIDPIGNEITYTYNKRQELTNIDLGNEQLSYSYDPNGNMVRAASPAVTETYKYDALSRITSIQESKFNKSVQLEYDAVGNQTKLIDPEDRVFLYQYNNRNEVTSFTDPDENETTFTYNGLGDPLSIVRPNGVTSTYEYDANGQLELLRHKGEKYESSYQYTYDKVGNRLSILEEDGATTTFAYDDVYRLKEAIYPKGKNESIRNASYTPPNEKKKDTSKQSDPTNKQEGEILDQSNEDSNEEDTLEEPVQDQEIDDEDEVISTEVDETSTVNGEDNVESTIDEESYSDEEGQEIDQIEGALSEPTLEAANESNENDVEEPKQGLVSKTLEGVKIFFKSVGNFFQNMWKNVFQFFTITVSAENKGPKAHNGKNKNQSNQSNKEDSEQKQKKQGKEQDVNEEDKRKNQGKENKPKQNRETTKWNKFYTEDSSYESPDYVKKPIERVTYQYDAVGNRIQQNADGDFTQYHYNEDNQLVQVNDHNYYYDQNGNLIEKASETGTIKYEYTTDNRLQGVYYADGSQVEYEYDALRRKVSRHETEYDINKLSNGIGQGPINAIDRGQGKKNGLKKRYESATFHESTHYLYNGSTLLNEYGENGQPIAQYYSSGDQMLARKMFGFHGRKQAGYEGNIRTRGGLMYYQEDALGNVMDVTDRIGELVMKYRYDAFGNMFNEMAAPFNAHGYTGKAYDAKAGLMDYATRWYSPSEGRFTTKDTFTGWTDLPASTNRYTYTHNNPATYTDPTGRCLIIDPDSYECVPPGYGGGTGSGDDSGDTGGGANPGSGGGSTPQPTPTPAPEPDPQPEPTPAPPTPEEIRAERSASFNLMAGSTPTAYSGSYGYNQNWVGSSIQTSRKATSYGYSRNTVKPKAETVTKPKQKKKKKGFFSKIASSVKKTVKKAAPAISTGLDLIPVVSNVKSGVEVITGRDLVTGEQLTPAVRAATAASVFTGGTTKVAAKTALKAGSKLSKTKSAKGTREANLKKQGFQDHHIISDKNKLTKNHELLDAAGYDLQSRNNKMFLPTNESLHPTRSIHKGRHTNRVSENLANQMDEVLEYGRANGWIQQQYNDALRGIISGERQLLRDGSRALNKNKRPWAN; encoded by the coding sequence TTGAAAAGATTACTTTACAAGACTTTTATTTGTTTCTTAGCTTTCTTATTAATCGCGACGAGCTTTGTACCAGGCTTAAACAAATTGAATGTTAATGCAGCAACACCGGAAATATTTTTCGGTCCTGGTCTAGATGCTTGGCTACCACAGCCTGGAGGTCCTCCCAGCGGGACAGACAACTTTTCCGCCCTTGCTTCAAGTGGGGAAAGGAGAGACCCATCACAACCACCACAAATGTGGGGAGTCGAACCAAGTGATTTACCAGAGGAATTACAATCTACTTATTTAAATGAATTTGTTCGCTTACCACAGGGGGATGTTTATTACCAAGCGGATGATTTTATTTTACCATCATACGGCTTTCCAATTACGATTCAACGATTATATCAATCGAAACACCAAAATGATAAATCTGCCTTTGGTTATGGGTGGAACTTTCCATATGCTCACTCTATTGAAATGTTTGAGGACTTCAATATATCCGAATTTCGGCCCGATGGCACAGTTGTAAACTATATATATCATCAAGAAGATGAAGAGTTAATGGTAGATGAGTACGATGGTGATGAAAGTATCTACTACCCTTTAGACGAGGGGTACTACACGACAGAAGGTAATGATGTAGCCGAATTAAAGCGTGTAAGTAAAGATGAGTATGAAGTAGAGATGCCAAATGGCACCGTCTATACATTTTACGGATATAAAGCATCATGGAGGGAAAATGCAGACCCAAAGGCTGGGAAAATAACTGCTATCCACGATCGTCAAGGGAATGAAGTATCGATTAGTTATGACCATTCAGGAAACATTACATCGATTTCGAGTGACGATGGCCGAAAATTAACCTTTCAATATGATAATGGTCTTATTACATCTATGACCAATCCACTTGGACAGCAAACAACATATACTTATGATAATGATTTATTACAAACCGTTACATATCCAGATGGTACATTGGAGACTTATACATATAAAAATGGAAAATTAGTATCTATTACCCGTTCTGGCGAAGGAACATATGAAATTAGTTATAACGGAGGACAAGTTACAAAGGTACTACACGAAGGGGATTACCTGTACCATTATTCCTATCAAGGCAATAAAATTGAAGAAACAAACGGTGAAGGAGCTAAGACGACCTACTACTACAACGAGGAGCAAATTGCGAAGAAAGTGGCTCCTAATGGTGATGTCTATCAATATCATTACGATGACCAACAACGTTTAGAAGAGGTTGTAGGACCTGATGAGACAGTTACATACGCTTATGATGCAAATCATCATATAACAAACACGGTATCATCATTAGGTGAAGAGACATCTGTAACGTATGATGATCAGTTAAATTTGCCAATAAAAACAGAAGACGAGATCGGAAATATATGGCGTAGACAATATGATGAGGCTGGGAATCTTATCGAATTAACATACCCACAAGGATCAAAGGAGTTCTTTGAATATGATGCTCGTGGTTTATTGACGAAGACGATAAATGGGGACAAGCATGAGACGAACTACGAATATGATCAATATGGTCAATTAAGCAAGATGGTTGATCCTAAAGGGAATGTTACAAAATATAAATATAATGAAGTCGGGCAATTAATTGAGTACACATTACCAAACGGAGCTGCTACTCATTATGAATATGATGAGAGAAATCGCCTTCTTAAAGTAACAGACACAAAAAGCCAGGTGATTGAGTACAAATATGACGGTCATGGTAGGTTAGTTGAGGAGAAGTTGCCGAATGGTTCCTCCACCCGTTATACCTACAATAAAAAAGGGCAAGTCGTAGAAAAACTGGCACCAAATGATGCTACTTTTGCGTACGAATATGATGCAATGGGTCAATTAACTCGAATTGAAGGTCCATCCCGTTACTACGTCCAGTACGAATATGATGACTTAGGTAGATTGGTTCATACAACTGGTAACGGAATAATGGAAGAATCCTTTGAATACGATAGTTTAAATAATGTGACAACACATACGACACCGTACGAAACGTGGTCGTACGAATATAACCAGCAAGGTTTAATTACGGAAATATACCGAGATGATACGTTATTTACAACTTATCGTTATGATAAAAATGGTTTTCCGAAAGAAGTCATAGATGTAGATGGGAATACTTTTACTTTGGAACACGACTCCGTTGGTCGCCTACTGCGGAGTGTAGAACCCAATGGAGCAGAAACGAAATATGAGTATAACGATTTCGGCAATGTCACGAAAGAAGAGAATGCCTTAGGTGATGTAACGAGATATGAATACAATGCGTTGCAGCAACTGACAAAGGTAATAGGCCCAGATGGGGAAGAGACCACATACACATATGATGCGCTTGGAAATGTATTAAGTATTATAGACCCCTTAGGATATATAACGACCTTTTCATATGATGGTTTAGGACAGCTAATATCTGAGACAGACGCAAACGGGAAAGAGACAACATATAGCTATAATGAGCTCGGACTAATGGATAGTTTTACCACACAATCTGGTCAAATCTATCAATTTCATTATGATGACATGGGAAACGTAATCAAAGTAACGAACCCATTAAACAACTCCGAGTCGTTTACCTATGATGAACGGAACAGAATTACAAGTACGACGAATGAGGCAGGTTATACAACGACTTTTGCTTACGATGATGAAAACAATAAGGTGACGATTACAAACCCATTAAAGTCAAAAGCTGTATATACATATAATCAGGAAGGTTTACCAGTTTCATTTGTAGACCCAAATGGAAACGAAACTAAGTATGTATATGATGGCTGGGGACGTTTAGTGAAGGTCGTTGATCCATTTGGAGAGGCTTATACGTATGAATATGACAGTTTAGATCAACTAACGAAAATCGTAAACCCATTAGAAGAGGTTACAACCTATGAATACAATGGGATTGGTCAAATTGAGTCAATTGTTGCACCTAATGGCGGTATAACACAATTACAATATGATCTCGTTGGAAATGTAATTGCTGAAACGAACCCGTTAGGAGAAACAACAACTTATGAATACGATGCTTATGGTAACCGTACAGCTGTCATTGATGCGCAAGGAGATAAGACATCGTATCAATATGATGCCCTTCAACGCTTAATAAAAGTTACAGATGCGTTAGGACAATCTATATCTTATTCATACGATGCAGTAGGAAATACAACCAAAATTATAGATCGGGAAGGTTATGTAACGAAACTGGCTTATGACGATGAATATAACTTGAAAGCTGTAACAGATAAGGCGGGAGAAGTGTGGAAGTATGATTATGATCGTTATGACCAACTAACATCTATAACAAACCCACACGAAAATAAAATTCAGTTCTCTTATAATCAATTAGGGGACATTACATCTGTTACAAATGAAAATGGTGCAACAACAACTTATTCTTATGATAAAGTAGGACAGCTGATCAAAACGATAGATCCTCTTCAATATACAGAGGCTTACGAATATGACCCTGCGGGGAATCTGGTTCGTTACGTCGATCAAGAGGGCAATGCGCATCGATATGTATATGATGCTGTGCATAGGCTGATTAAGGAAGAAGACCCTAATGGGTACGCAACTACATATACTTATGATGCAGTAGGAAATATAACGACAATAACGGATGCAGAAGGGAATCAAACGAAATTCACCTACGATAAGTTAGGGAACGTAGAAACGATCATTGACGCATTGGGTGAAATGATCACTTACAACTATGATGCTATGGGCCAACCCACAAATATGATAGATGCGAATGGAAATGAAACGAAGTGGGAATATGATGAAGTCGGTCAGCTAGTAAAAGAAATAAGTGCACGGGGAAGTGTACATCAATATATTTATGATTCCATTGGAAATTTGAAAAAGGAAATAGATCCTATAGGAAATGAGATTACGTACACGTATAACAAACGACAAGAGCTTACGAATATAGACCTAGGAAATGAACAGTTATCCTATTCATATGATCCAAATGGAAATATGGTTAGAGCAGCTAGTCCTGCTGTAACCGAAACGTACAAATATGACGCTTTAAGCCGGATTACATCTATTCAAGAATCTAAGTTTAACAAGTCTGTACAACTTGAATATGATGCAGTTGGGAATCAAACGAAATTAATTGATCCAGAAGACCGAGTTTTTCTCTATCAATATAACAATCGTAATGAAGTTACGTCGTTCACTGATCCTGATGAGAATGAGACAACCTTTACGTATAATGGACTCGGAGATCCTTTATCTATCGTTAGACCAAATGGTGTTACATCAACATATGAATATGATGCAAACGGACAGCTCGAATTACTTCGTCATAAAGGAGAAAAGTACGAATCTTCCTACCAATATACGTATGATAAAGTAGGAAATCGTCTCTCAATTCTAGAAGAAGATGGTGCAACAACTACTTTTGCTTATGATGATGTCTACCGCCTAAAAGAAGCTATATATCCGAAAGGAAAAAATGAATCTATACGTAATGCGTCTTATACACCACCTAATGAGAAGAAGAAAGATACTTCAAAACAATCGGACCCAACTAACAAACAGGAAGGAGAAATATTGGATCAATCAAATGAAGATTCCAATGAAGAAGACACGTTAGAGGAACCAGTTCAAGATCAGGAAATTGATGACGAAGATGAAGTAATTTCTACTGAAGTAGATGAAACGTCCACTGTAAACGGTGAAGATAATGTTGAATCAACGATTGATGAAGAGTCCTACTCAGACGAAGAAGGTCAAGAGATAGATCAAATTGAGGGCGCTTTATCTGAGCCAACATTAGAGGCAGCAAATGAATCGAATGAGAATGATGTAGAGGAACCGAAGCAAGGATTGGTATCGAAGACATTAGAAGGGGTTAAAATCTTCTTCAAGAGTGTTGGGAACTTCTTTCAAAATATGTGGAAAAATGTATTTCAATTTTTTACTATAACTGTATCAGCCGAAAACAAGGGGCCAAAAGCTCATAACGGGAAAAATAAAAATCAATCAAACCAATCTAATAAAGAGGACAGTGAACAAAAGCAAAAGAAACAAGGGAAAGAACAGGATGTAAATGAAGAAGATAAAAGGAAGAATCAAGGGAAAGAGAATAAACCGAAACAAAACCGAGAAACGACGAAGTGGAACAAGTTTTATACAGAGGACTCCAGCTATGAATCACCTGATTATGTGAAGAAGCCGATTGAGCGTGTCACCTATCAGTACGATGCAGTTGGGAACCGTATCCAGCAAAATGCAGATGGGGACTTTACACAATATCATTACAATGAAGATAACCAACTAGTTCAAGTAAATGACCATAATTATTATTATGATCAGAATGGTAATCTCATAGAAAAAGCGTCTGAAACAGGTACGATAAAATATGAATATACAACAGACAATCGCTTACAAGGTGTTTATTATGCTGATGGGTCACAAGTAGAGTATGAGTACGATGCGTTACGCCGTAAAGTTTCACGTCATGAAACAGAGTATGACATTAACAAACTATCGAATGGTATAGGCCAAGGTCCTATTAACGCCATCGATCGAGGTCAAGGGAAAAAGAATGGTTTGAAAAAGCGATATGAAAGTGCTACATTCCATGAGTCTACTCACTATTTATATAATGGAAGTACATTATTAAATGAATATGGCGAAAATGGACAACCAATAGCTCAATACTATAGTTCCGGTGACCAAATGTTAGCAAGAAAGATGTTTGGCTTCCATGGTCGTAAACAAGCAGGTTATGAAGGCAACATACGAACACGTGGTGGATTAATGTACTATCAGGAAGATGCTCTAGGTAATGTAATGGATGTTACAGACCGAATTGGCGAACTCGTCATGAAGTATCGTTATGATGCATTTGGAAACATGTTTAACGAAATGGCAGCCCCTTTTAATGCACACGGATATACAGGAAAAGCGTATGACGCTAAAGCGGGATTAATGGACTACGCAACGAGATGGTATAGTCCTAGTGAAGGAAGATTTACAACAAAAGATACGTTCACAGGATGGACTGATTTACCGGCAAGTACAAACCGATACACATATACACATAACAACCCTGCAACATACACAGATCCAACAGGTAGATGCCTAATTATAGATCCTGATTCATATGAGTGTGTTCCTCCAGGATATGGTGGAGGTACAGGTTCGGGCGATGATTCAGGAGATACAGGCGGGGGTGCAAATCCAGGAAGTGGAGGAGGAAGTACACCTCAACCAACACCGACACCAGCACCTGAGCCAGATCCACAACCCGAACCAACGCCGGCACCACCAACACCAGAAGAAATACGGGCAGAGCGAAGTGCGTCCTTTAATCTTATGGCGGGCTCAACGCCAACCGCATACAGTGGTTCCTATGGTTATAATCAAAACTGGGTCGGCTCCAGTATTCAAACATCAAGAAAAGCCACATCGTATGGATATAGTCGTAACACGGTTAAGCCAAAAGCCGAAACCGTAACGAAGCCGAAACAGAAAAAAAAGAAAAAAGGGTTCTTTAGTAAAATTGCTTCATCTGTTAAGAAGACCGTAAAAAAGGCGGCCCCGGCCATTTCAACAGGGTTAGATCTAATACCTGTCGTTAGTAATGTGAAAAGTGGCGTAGAAGTGATCACTGGACGAGACCTCGTCACAGGTGAACAACTGACCCCAGCCGTACGGGCAGCCACAGCAGCAAGCGTATTCACAGGCGGAACAACAAAAGTCGCAGCAAAGACAGCACTAAAAGCAGGATCAAAGCTGTCGAAGACGAAGAGTGCTAAGGGTACTAGAGAAGCTAATTTAAAGAAACAAGGGTTTCAAGATCACCATATCATTAGTGACAAAAATAAGTTGACAAAAAATCACGAGTTGCTAGATGCAGCTGGATATGATTTGCAGTCTCGAAATAATAAAATGTTTTTACCGACCAATGAGTCCTTGCATCCCACAAGAAGTATTCATAAAGGGAGACATACTAATAGAGTTAGTGAAAATTTAGCAAATCAAATGGATGAAGTTCTTGAGTATGGTAGAGCAAATGGGTGGATTCAACAACAATATAACGATGCTCTTCGTGGTATAATAAGTGGGGAGAGACAGTTGTTAAGAGATGGCAGTAGAGCTTTAAATAAAAATAAACGCCCTTGGGCTAATTAA
- a CDS encoding imm11 family protein, whose translation MLWIWSVPEDFPNKRIGEYVKGSGTDRFIFREGRELTEQIVPPKIVFECLEKHLYDVLPNSGLLLIVSKKIVEILAEICPQDIQVFEANVYIGENKIPNYYLLNIVNAVEVVDKSKSEYTTIKGTDAILNFKKIVYKFDVLPNNHHIVRNLDYKSHVLVSDVLKEVFERNNIKGVQFT comes from the coding sequence TTGTTATGGATATGGTCTGTTCCGGAGGATTTTCCAAATAAAAGAATAGGTGAATATGTAAAAGGTAGCGGTACTGATAGATTTATTTTTAGAGAGGGAAGAGAGTTAACTGAGCAAATAGTTCCCCCAAAAATTGTATTTGAATGTTTAGAAAAGCACCTATATGATGTATTACCGAATAGTGGACTATTGCTGATAGTTTCAAAAAAAATAGTAGAAATTCTAGCAGAAATTTGTCCTCAAGATATTCAGGTATTTGAAGCAAATGTTTATATAGGGGAAAATAAAATCCCTAATTACTACCTTTTAAATATAGTAAATGCTGTTGAGGTAGTAGATAAAAGTAAATCAGAATATACTACAATTAAAGGAACTGATGCAATTCTGAACTTTAAGAAGATAGTATATAAATTTGACGTTTTACCAAACAATCATCATATAGTTAGAAACCTTGATTATAAGTCTCATGTCCTTGTATCTGATGTTCTTAAAGAGGTTTTTGAAAGAAATAATATTAAAGGTGTTCAGTTTACTTAA
- a CDS encoding recombinase family protein — protein MNVVGYIRVSTQGQARDGYSLKYQEDEINAYCEEEGFNLIHIFRDEGISGAKLNEEALEIDRVGLQEMLAHLSSVQIDYVVVLNTSRLWRSDIVKVLIQRELKKYGCDIKSIEQSFYSIHKRDPNDFLVNGLMELLDQYQRLEIAIKLTKGRNKKAKEGGYAGGRATFGYTKQKGEKELKIHNGHAEVVKRLFQLKQKYKKWSLSRLAEALNDEGYQTTQGKAFTKVQVKRILDRESFYQGIYTYGKIKANGKHEAII, from the coding sequence TTGAACGTTGTTGGGTATATACGAGTCTCCACTCAAGGACAAGCAAGAGATGGATATAGCTTGAAATATCAAGAAGATGAAATCAATGCATACTGTGAAGAAGAGGGTTTTAACTTGATACATATTTTTAGAGATGAAGGAATTAGTGGCGCAAAACTGAATGAAGAAGCATTAGAAATTGATAGGGTGGGCTTACAGGAAATGTTGGCTCACCTTTCGTCTGTCCAAATTGATTATGTGGTGGTGCTGAATACAAGCCGATTATGGCGGTCAGACATTGTAAAGGTGTTGATACAACGAGAGCTAAAGAAATATGGCTGTGATATTAAAAGCATTGAACAGTCGTTTTACAGCATTCATAAAAGAGACCCAAACGACTTTTTGGTCAATGGATTAATGGAGTTATTAGACCAATACCAACGACTTGAAATAGCCATAAAACTAACGAAAGGCAGAAACAAGAAAGCAAAGGAAGGCGGATATGCAGGAGGAAGAGCGACATTTGGCTATACCAAACAAAAGGGTGAAAAAGAACTAAAAATACATAACGGGCATGCAGAAGTAGTAAAAAGATTATTTCAACTTAAACAAAAATATAAGAAATGGTCACTGTCTAGGTTAGCAGAAGCATTAAATGATGAAGGTTATCAAACAACTCAAGGTAAAGCATTTACGAAAGTACAAGTGAAGCGAATATTAGACCGAGAAAGTTTTTATCAAGGGATATATACATACGGAAAAATAAAGGCAAATGGGAAACATGAAGCAATAATTTAA
- a CDS encoding IS110 family transposase has translation MHEKQKYLYVGVDLHKQHHVAVVINCWQEKLKEIKFENKPSAFPTFLLDIDKLIEEGMTPVFGLEDVGGYGRSLAQFLTDHGQVVKEVNPDLSYAERKSHMTTQKSDSWDAECVARILLNQLNHLPDAKPNDLFWSIQQLVTRRNALVKAQGALKNQLHIQLNHHYPSYKKFFSEVDGKTALAFWGKYPSPSCLEGVSIKQLTNFLLEVSNNTCSVKKANKIFKLVKEDGNTTKEHQETRDFLVESIVRHILFGKQEIGKVERELKDLMRLLDFQLDSMPGIDLVTASALIAEIGDVRRFPNANKLARFAGIAPVYFGSGGKGKEQKSKQGNRALHALFYNLAVQQVQVAKGSKLPRNPVFYAYYQRKLKEGKTKGQALVCIMRRLVNIIYGMMKYKTAYEMPIVIEKEVV, from the coding sequence ATGCATGAAAAACAGAAATACTTGTATGTTGGAGTAGACTTGCATAAGCAACACCATGTGGCAGTGGTCATTAATTGTTGGCAAGAGAAGCTAAAGGAAATAAAATTTGAAAATAAACCGTCTGCCTTCCCAACTTTTTTATTGGATATTGATAAACTAATAGAAGAAGGAATGACACCTGTATTTGGTTTAGAGGATGTAGGTGGATATGGACGATCGTTAGCACAGTTTTTAACCGATCATGGACAGGTTGTCAAAGAAGTAAACCCAGATCTTTCATACGCTGAACGAAAAAGCCATATGACCACACAAAAGAGTGATAGCTGGGATGCAGAATGTGTGGCACGCATTTTGTTGAACCAACTGAACCATTTGCCTGACGCGAAACCGAATGATTTATTTTGGTCAATACAACAATTGGTCACTAGAAGAAATGCATTAGTAAAGGCCCAAGGTGCTTTAAAGAACCAACTGCACATTCAATTGAACCATCACTATCCAAGCTATAAGAAATTTTTCTCGGAAGTAGATGGAAAAACAGCATTGGCGTTTTGGGGAAAATACCCTTCACCTTCATGTTTAGAAGGTGTGAGTATAAAACAATTAACCAACTTTTTGTTAGAAGTGAGCAACAATACTTGTTCGGTGAAAAAAGCGAATAAAATATTTAAGTTAGTGAAAGAGGATGGGAATACAACAAAAGAACATCAAGAAACACGAGACTTTTTGGTAGAAAGCATTGTCCGTCACATTTTATTTGGAAAGCAGGAAATAGGCAAGGTGGAAAGAGAATTAAAAGACTTAATGAGATTACTAGACTTTCAACTAGACTCTATGCCAGGAATTGACCTTGTGACAGCTTCCGCATTAATTGCCGAGATAGGTGATGTAAGACGTTTTCCAAATGCCAACAAATTAGCACGATTTGCGGGAATTGCACCTGTTTACTTTGGTTCTGGTGGGAAAGGCAAGGAACAAAAAAGCAAACAGGGAAATCGGGCGTTACACGCTTTATTTTACAACTTGGCCGTGCAACAAGTGCAAGTAGCAAAGGGGAGTAAATTGCCAAGGAACCCAGTATTTTATGCATATTACCAACGAAAGCTTAAGGAAGGCAAAACAAAGGGACAAGCATTGGTTTGTATTATGAGAAGGCTTGTGAATATTATTTACGGTATGATGAAGTACAAAACAGCCTATGAAATGCCGATAGTAATAGAGAAAGAAGTAGTTTAA
- a CDS encoding immunity 26/phosphotriesterase HocA family protein, whose amino-acid sequence MSKRFKNKVGDVFEIPLENSEIGYGRILIVDYPILFCEFYSITPSQKYTVEELKGMDTILSIWCSNHGLSKGEWNVIGNIPLEGEVKLPCFWKKDVFNPNKILLVPGEYFMKENEEAYSIETTEENKGDSQPYGVFGHDAVKIRYAHELKSNK is encoded by the coding sequence ATGTCTAAAAGATTTAAAAATAAAGTTGGAGATGTTTTTGAAATTCCTTTAGAAAACAGCGAGATTGGTTATGGGAGAATATTAATTGTTGATTACCCAATATTATTTTGCGAATTTTATAGTATAACCCCTTCACAGAAATATACTGTTGAAGAATTAAAGGGTATGGATACAATATTATCAATATGGTGTTCAAATCATGGTTTAAGTAAAGGGGAATGGAATGTAATAGGTAATATACCTCTGGAGGGAGAAGTGAAACTTCCTTGTTTTTGGAAAAAAGATGTATTTAATCCTAATAAAATACTCCTTGTACCTGGGGAATATTTTATGAAGGAAAACGAAGAGGCTTATTCAATAGAGACTACAGAAGAAAATAAGGGAGACTCACAACCTTATGGAGTATTTGGACATGATGCAGTAAAGATAAGATATGCACATGAGTTAAAAAGTAACAAATAA
- a CDS encoding helix-turn-helix domain-containing protein, with product MPINIKLKEILKERDLSQRELARMTGLRPNTISHLCSDNVDRVYLSTLETVCKVLDIDIQELIEVE from the coding sequence ATGCCAATCAATATAAAACTCAAGGAAATTCTTAAAGAACGTGACCTTTCACAACGTGAGTTAGCACGAATGACAGGATTACGTCCCAATACTATAAGCCATCTTTGTTCAGACAACGTGGACAGAGTTTACCTATCTACATTAGAAACAGTATGCAAAGTGTTAGACATCGACATTCAGGAGTTAATTGAGGTGGAGTAA